The genomic region TTAACCCATGTTTTTCGCTTTAAATGTAGACCATAATTTACACATTCTTCAATACATTTTTCAGCATTTTCTACAGGTAAAATCATCGCTAAAACGCCATTTTTAGTTAGGTGGTTTTGAGCAAAATTTAGAATATCTATATAATGCAAAGAATCGGTATGCCTAGCATTATTTCTATTAGCTGTTCCTGCTTTTAAACTATTTTCAAAAAATGGAGGATTGGAAACCAACACATCAAACTTCGCATTAGGCTGAAACGATTGTAAAGAGGTGTTAATGAGTTCTACTCGATCTGCCCAAGGAGATTCTTGAATATTGAATGCAGCATCAATCATTGCATCTTGATTAATTTCTACAGCTGTAACTTTTGCATGAAGATTTCGCTGTGCTGTCATTAAAGCAATAACTCCTGTTCCAGTTCCTATATCCAAAATTGTTTTTGCATCACCAACGTCTACCCAAGCTCCGAGCAAAGTTCCATCAGTACCAATTTTCATTGCTGTATTATCTTGTCTGATATTAAATTGCTTATATCTAAAAACTCCCATGAACGCAAAAGTAATAATAAAAAAAGAGGAAGACTTTTACAGCTTCCTCTTTTCAACCAATTACAATTCACTATTAATGAATTATTAATTTTTTAATGAGTTGATTCTCTCTATCAGCTGGTAAAAACCTGATATAATAAATTCCAGCACTTCCTATTTCATCACTACTTAAAGTCATGAAAGGGTTATCTATCTTTTTACTTAATACTAACATCCCAGTAGCGTCATAAATATCATAAGCGGTAAATTGCTGTTGATCGTCAAGCACTTCTATATTAACTTCTCCATTGGTTGGATTTGGATAAATAGCAACACTTTCTATTGCTTTATCATTAGAAACTCCAACATATTGAGGCGACTCATTGTATAATATTTCAACCTCTTGCTCTGTTAGTGCGCGATCATACATTCTAAAATCATCTATTACTCCATCAAAGTACTGAGTGGAAGTAGCAAAATAACGTCCTATTTCAAGGTTAGCTGTACTTCTATAGTCTGAATTGTTGTGTTGACTATCATAAGTTCTGGTTAGCACGCCATCAATCCATATCTTCCATACACTACCATCAATTGTTGCTACAATATGTTTCCATGTATTGTCTGTAACATTCGTATATGAATTAATATTGATAGGTACAGAATTTCCATCCCTTCCAGCTATAATTAATTTTGAATCATCAGTTACAAGATGATATCCAGCATCTTCCTGCCATATATATTTACCTGCAATCCACTGATAAGATGGAGAACTCGTTTTTATCCAAACTGACATGCTAAGTTTATCAATAACTGAATAATTATCACTTCCTATAAAAATGTAATCGTCCACCCCATCAAATAAATAGGCATTATTAGGACGTCCAAATCTATCATCAGTTAAAGTTGCCCCATAGACTACTCCATCACGTTGATGTGGAGAAGCATCATCTGCATTTCCAGAAAAAGGCAAATGAAGCAACAGGTTATTAGGAACAAGTTGCCCGTAAATCATTGTAGTGCAAAATAAAATAATAAGAGTCATTTTTGTTTTCATAATACTTTAAAATTAGTTAATAAGCATTTTCTAGTCAGTTTAAAATATTGATTGATCTTACTAAAATGATAGCCACTGAACTGATTTCAACATGATCGTCTATTTCATCAAAATTTAATGTATTCAGCTTTTAAAAATAAATAGTCTCTATCAACAATATCTACTTCCTTTTATAATAAAGTAACTATAAATTAAACGGTCTCCTTTAACTCCTTTCATTTTTTGAGTTAACGGTATCATTCTCTCATTTTTTGTGCAAAAAAAAACTCAAAACAAATTGTTTTGAGTTTTTATAAAAATTAATTGTAAGCCTACATTGGCCAAATAATTGTCTCTTCATCTTTCCAAAGTGGACTCCACTGAATCTCTGATAATTCCCCCTCTTCAAACCAAAAGTTAATGCTCTCTTTTTCTAATGTTACTACACTATGATTAGGAATATCATCTGTAGATAAGTCTTCTAACACAGCATTATTAAAACCTTTTATTTTTAATAGATTCATCAATGAATCGGTATCCAAATCAATTACTTTTTCTCCTTCAAAAGTTGAATTTTCAGAACTAGAAGCGATTGTTCCTAAACGCCATTCATCATCTTTATCAAATGAAAAAGACAACTCTAATTCGTCATAATGCCAAGCTTCTGTATCTTCTTCTTCTCCCCCCTCATAAGAAAAACCATCTTTTTCATCTGGCTGTCCTAAAATCTCTACTAATTGGTCTCTAGTGATTCCAAACTTAATTTCACCTAAACCTTCTCCTATTTTTACTGCTGTATGTTTCATTTTAATGAATATATTTTTTTGCAAATTTAGTGGTTTTAATTATATAAAGTATATATACCTAACACATTGTTAATAAATGGAGTTATTTTTAATTAAAGCATTCCTTATCTAACATTAACCAATAGTAACTATTGGTTAATATACGCTGCCAGATCTTCCAACTGTTGATGGCTTAAACGTTCTAAAGTATAATTGGGCATGTATGGTCGATACCCCGGCAAAGCATACGTCCCTTTTCTGGTGATATTATACAAAGAAAAATGATTATGTCCTTTTATATTTTTTTTGAGGTGCTTTAAATCAATCTTATTTTGATCTAACGTATAATTGGTTACTCTACCTGTAGCATGACATTGCATGCAACTAATTTCATAAATTAACTTACCATTTTCTGCATTTCCACTAGAACCATATCCTCTTTTATCTTCTGATAAGGGATCTAAAAATGTAGCTGGCGAATATTGTAGATAAAACGTTTTTATCCATTGTATTAGTTCCTCATTTTTTTGCCCTGGTTGGTAACTGTTTAATTTGATGTAATCTGCTTTTGTTAGTTTTAAATCCTCTAGCTTATATTCAATACTATACAAATAAGCCATGACAGCTTTCAACTCCCATTCTTCAAAAGCTCTCCCTTGAGAACATTCTACTGTACACAGGTGAATGGCATTAACTAATGTATCTTTTGCAGGTTTTACTAGATCTCCATACTTTACTTGATAATCATCATTATACCAATGTTCTCTATTCACCATGCCATAAAATGTAGTACCAGATAAAAAAGGAATGTTATTTTCTACAGCATAAGCTAATCGTGCTTCAGGATCACTTTTTCTCAAATCGGGATCTTCCATCATCACATTATGACAATCAATACACGTGAAGTACTTTGACTGTAAACTCGATTTTTTACCATCAGATTTTATAGTCCTACCTTTTGTTACAATTTCTAATCCTTGTCGAATTAATTCTGGACTAGATTCAGTAGCATAATGAATTGGTTTTTCATCACCTAAAGCCATTAACACCTTCGTTAATGATGATTTCTCAGAAAACTGAACTTTTCCACTATCTGTTGGCATAAAGATTATCCCTGAAAAAATAGTTGCTACAAGTATTGATATTAGTTTCATGGTACTTAAATTTAACTCAGTAAACTTTCGTCTACAATGTTAGGCAAGGTAACTTTTAAATTTGGATTACGCTGCATTTCTCTTTTAATCGCAAACATCGCTTCGTCATTTCTTGCCCAACTTCTTCGAGCTATTCCATTGTTTACATCCCAAAACAACATTGATTTTAAACGTCGATCAGCATCTGTTGAGCCATCTAACGTCATTCCAAATCCACCATTTATGACTTCTCCCCATCCTACACCACCACCATTGTGAATACTTACCCAAGTTGCACCTCTAAAAGAATCTCCTATCACATTATGAATAGCCATATCAGCGGTAAAAGAAGAACCGTCATAAATATTACTAGTCTCACGATATGGAGAATCTGTTCCACTTACATCGTGGTGATCTCTTCCTAATACCACTGGTGCTGATAATCGGCCATCAGCGACAGCTTTATTAAACGCTTCAGCTATACGCATTCTTCCTTCAGCATCAGCATATAAAATCCTAGCTTGAGACCCTACAACTAATTTATTTTCTTGAGCACCTTTAATCCATTGGATATTATCTTTCATTTGCTGTTGAATCTCCTTAGGCGATTCTTTAATCATCTTTTCTAAGACTTCACACGCAATAGCATCTGTTATAGCTAAATCTTCAGGTTTTCCAGAGGTACAAACCCATCTAAATGGCCCAAATCCATAATCAAAACACATTGGACCCATAATATCTTGAACATAAGATGGATATCTAAAAGTTCCTGCCTCTTCATCATCAAAGACAGCTGCACCTGCTCTTGACGCCTCTAATAAAAATGCATTTCCATAGTCAAAGAAATACGTTCCTTTAGCAGTATGTTTATTAATCGCATTGGCTTGCCTTACTAACGACTCTTGAACTTTATCCATAAATAACTCAGGGTTATTGGCCATCATTTCATTCGATTCCTCAAATGATAAACCTACTGGATAATACCCTCCTGCCCATGGATTATGCAATGATGTTTGATCAGAACCTAATTCAACGTAAATATTCTCATCATCAAACTTCTCCCATACATCTACAATATTACCGTCATAAGCAATAGACACCGTTTCTTTATCAGCTTTAGCTTTTCTTACGCGTTCACATAATTCATCTAAATCGGCTATTACTTCATCTACCCAGCCTTGCTCATGTCTTTTATAGGTTGCTGCTGGATTAACCTCT from Flavobacteriales bacterium harbors:
- a CDS encoding methyltransferase, giving the protein MGVFRYKQFNIRQDNTAMKIGTDGTLLGAWVDVGDAKTILDIGTGTGVIALMTAQRNLHAKVTAVEINQDAMIDAAFNIQESPWADRVELINTSLQSFQPNAKFDVLVSNPPFFENSLKAGTANRNNARHTDSLHYIDILNFAQNHLTKNGVLAMILPVENAEKCIEECVNYGLHLKRKTWVKPVPHKAPHRIVFELTNTLVAKVIEEELIIETGKRHDYTADYIALTNAFYIIM
- a CDS encoding T9SS type A sorting domain-containing protein, with protein sequence MKTKMTLIILFCTTMIYGQLVPNNLLLHLPFSGNADDASPHQRDGVVYGATLTDDRFGRPNNAYLFDGVDDYIFIGSDNYSVIDKLSMSVWIKTSSPSYQWIAGKYIWQEDAGYHLVTDDSKLIIAGRDGNSVPININSYTNVTDNTWKHIVATIDGSVWKIWIDGVLTRTYDSQHNNSDYRSTANLEIGRYFATSTQYFDGVIDDFRMYDRALTEQEVEILYNESPQYVGVSNDKAIESVAIYPNPTNGEVNIEVLDDQQQFTAYDIYDATGMLVLSKKIDNPFMTLSSDEIGSAGIYYIRFLPADRENQLIKKLIIH
- a CDS encoding cytochrome c — protein: MKLISILVATIFSGIIFMPTDSGKVQFSEKSSLTKVLMALGDEKPIHYATESSPELIRQGLEIVTKGRTIKSDGKKSSLQSKYFTCIDCHNVMMEDPDLRKSDPEARLAYAVENNIPFLSGTTFYGMVNREHWYNDDYQVKYGDLVKPAKDTLVNAIHLCTVECSQGRAFEEWELKAVMAYLYSIEYKLEDLKLTKADYIKLNSYQPGQKNEELIQWIKTFYLQYSPATFLDPLSEDKRGYGSSGNAENGKLIYEISCMQCHATGRVTNYTLDQNKIDLKHLKKNIKGHNHFSLYNITRKGTYALPGYRPYMPNYTLERLSHQQLEDLAAYINQ
- a CDS encoding urocanate hydratase — protein: MLNFKEIIEQGIPNELPALQPLNNKVSHAPKRKQILSENERKLALKNALRYFDQKHHSTLIKEFADELDQYGRIYMYRFRPSYKMYARPIDEYPGKSLQAKSIMLMIQNNLDPAVAQHPEELITYGGNGGVFSNWAQYLLTMKYLSEMTDEQTLVMYSGHPMGLFPSHKDAPRVVVTNGMMIPNYSKPDDWEKFNALGVTQYGQMTAGSYMYIGPQGIVHGTTITVLNACRKIDDKGTAGKLFVTAGLGGMSGAQPKAGNIAGVVSVTAEVNPAATYKRHEQGWVDEVIADLDELCERVRKAKADKETVSIAYDGNIVDVWEKFDDENIYVELGSDQTSLHNPWAGGYYPVGLSFEESNEMMANNPELFMDKVQESLVRQANAINKHTAKGTYFFDYGNAFLLEASRAGAAVFDDEEAGTFRYPSYVQDIMGPMCFDYGFGPFRWVCTSGKPEDLAITDAIACEVLEKMIKESPKEIQQQMKDNIQWIKGAQENKLVVGSQARILYADAEGRMRIAEAFNKAVADGRLSAPVVLGRDHHDVSGTDSPYRETSNIYDGSSFTADMAIHNVIGDSFRGATWVSIHNGGGVGWGEVINGGFGMTLDGSTDADRRLKSMLFWDVNNGIARRSWARNDEAMFAIKREMQRNPNLKVTLPNIVDESLLS